Proteins found in one Orcinus orca chromosome 11, mOrcOrc1.1, whole genome shotgun sequence genomic segment:
- the RASSF3 gene encoding ras association domain-containing protein 3 isoform X4 — MRDVEQDKETHNYLSKEEIKEKVHKYNLAVTDKLKMTLNSNGIYTGFIKVQMELCKPSQTSGKLAPSSNGCMNTLHISSTNTVGEVIEALLKKFLVTESPTKFALYKRCHREDQVYACKLSDREHPLFLRLVAGPRTDTLSFVLREHEFGEWEAFSLPELQNFLRILDKEEDEQLQNLKERYAAYRHKLEEALSEAWKPG, encoded by the exons GATGTGGAGCAAGATAAGGAAACCCACAATTACCtcagcaaagaggaaatcaaagagaaagttCATAAATACAACTTAGCAGTCACAGACAAGTTGAAGATGACCTTG AATTCAAATGGGATTTACACTGGCTTCATTAAAGTACAGATGGAACTCTGCAAACCTTCACAGACTTCTGGAAAACTTGCTCCCAGTAGCAATGGCTGTATGAATACACTCCACATCAGCAGCACAAACACTGTCGGGGAAGTGATCGAGGCCCTGCTCAAGAAGTTTCTTGTGACCGAGAGCCCTACCAAGTTTGCACTTTATAAGCGTTGTCACAGGGAAGATCAAG TCTACGCCTGCAAGCTCTCAGACCGGGAACATCCACTCTTTCTGCGTTTGGTAGCAGGGCCCAGGACAGACACACTCAGTTTTGTTCTCCGTGAACATGAATTTGGAGAG TGGGAAGCCTTCAGCCTGCCAGAGCTACAGAATTTCTTGCGGATCTTGGATAAGGAAGAAGATGAGCAGCTACAGAACCTGAAGGAGCGCTACGCGGCCTACAGACACAAGCTGGAAGAAGCCCTCAGCGAGGCCTGGAAACCCGGGTAA